Genomic segment of Agrobacterium vitis:
CCGAGGGCTACACAGTTCACGGCCTGCCCCATGATGTCATCATAGCCCTGACCAAGGAAGGCGGGACGCCGACGCCGCCGAGCATCGGCGAGCGGCTTGGGATCGTTCGCTAACCGACCAATCGGAGCTGATGTTTTTTGGGGCCGGTTTTACCAGACTGGCCCCATACCCATTTCGCAGGTCGGACCCGTGCCGCATCGAGCGGCCCAGGTCCAAGCGAGGGGAGCCCTTGCCCCTCCCCTCGGGCTCCCCTCCCACCCGGTCTTTTCAGTTCTGGGCCGCGTAGAAGAGGGCAAAATTGACCGTCAGCATGACGACGACCGTGCCGATGAAAGCGAGAAAAAAGACGCCGATTTTTTTGAGTAGGCTTTGCGGCTGCTTCTTGCGGCTAAACGCAACGACGCCTGCCGCGCCTGCCGAAATGCCGATGATGGCCGGGAGTGACATCATGTCTTGGACCTTTCGAATGGTCGCACGAGCCCGCTTGTGCGGGAATCCGTGCTTGATTACGATGTAGTTCAAGACGTTCTTAAAGTTGCGCTTCCTAAAACGCCGCAAGGTTAGGTCACGCATGCAGCGACGTTTTCCACCGAAAGACCGGGAAATGATTGCGAGCATATGCAATTCGGGATATTATAATATCCTCGAAAGGATATGTATCATGCCGCTCTACATCAAAGATCCGGAAGTCGATACGCTCACCGAAGAGCTGATCCGCTTGACCAAGACATCCAAGGTTGATGCCGTGAAGACAGCGCTTAGGCGCGAGATCGCCAGCCGCAAGGGCAGCTTGCCCATGCGCGAGCGCCTGGCCAAGTCCCTCGCAATGGCGCGGGACGCTGGTCCCTTTGCGCCGGGGGATCACAAACGCGAAACCGATGAAATGTGGGGCGAAGACTGATGCTGTTCGTTGACGCTTCCGTGGCCGTTGCGATCCTTGCCGGCGAAGACGATGCCAGCGAGCTGATGCAGCGGCTTGAGCAGCATGACGGCCCCTTTTACGTGTCGGCCGTGGTTCGCATGGAAGCCTCGCTTTCGCTGACGCGGCGCATGGCCGAAGCGACCGGCCGCGACCGGCCTGCGACCCCTGAGATGCTCGCGACAGCGCGCAGGATGGTCGATCAATTCTTTGCCGACCTTGAAGCCAAGGAGGCGATGATCTCCGGCGATGTGGGCACGAAGGCGCTGGACGCCGCGCAGCAGTTCGGGAAAATCGTCAATCACCCGGCGAAGCTCAATATGGGCGATTGCTTCACGTATGCCTGTGCCAGAGCCTACCGCACCAAGATTGCCTACAAGGGAAACGACTTTGCCGAAACCGATCTCGGTTGGTGATCGTCAATAGCAACGCGTGAGGTAGTCATGTCTGAAGATGTATCGCAAATTTTCTACACATATTCTCCATGCCGATGGGCCGAAGGCGAACGACGCTGGAAAGATGACGACGCAGGCTTTGATATGTTCGACACATATGAAGCTGCGAAGGAGGACGCGCTACAGCTACGAGAAGACATCGTGCGTCAGGGCGAAACTGAGTGGACACCTGTCCAGATCGAGAAGCTTGTCCTCGCCCCCATGAACAGGGAAAATCTGCTGCTTCTTTTCAATTCGGGCTTTGAGGCCGCTGTCATCGACCACGAAGTATTGGACGTGATCGATTAAGGTCAGCCACGACGAGCGGGATTTTCACATCCGGCGTGGAGCTCCGAGGAGCAAATCCATTTCCTTGGGCGTCAAAACATTGCCGGTTTTCAGAATGTAAGCTGCGATATAGGTCAGCTTCTCATTCACCTCGCTCTCACCCTGCGGCCTGTAATGGAGGATTGCTTGTCGGCTTTCCGCTTCTTGCCTCATCAGAGCGTCCTCACACTGACCGGCGTCTGCCATCGCGTGGAGCGTGGCAATGTGCTGATCAATCAACTCCTCGAGGCAAGTTTCAATGGTCTCCTTGCACACGAGCGCTTTGTGCGTGCGATGACGGGATGAGCGTGGATCGGATGACGACAAATCTATCATGGCTGAACAACTCACTGATCTATGAGCGTCCTAGCGTAGACCACTGCTTGCGGATGAAGGCACGATACACTACGAAGTTCCACGAAACGAAACGAAATCAGCGCCGGTAAGCCTTTGGAGAAGAACGGAAAGTTTTTCATCGCGCCCCCTAAGGATGGGCGTGATTTCAAGGAACTGTTCAAGGACCTAGCCGCTGCGGGGGCTGGACGCCCCCTGGACAGCGACGGCTTTCCATCGGGTCCGTGGACGCCGGAGCTTCTGGCCGAAGCGATTTCGCAGATAGATTCCAATCATGTCGGCGTCGATTTGCGAACGGTACAACTCTGGTTTCAGGAGAACGACAAGGGTGTAAGCGCCGCCAACATTCGCTGGCTTGCGAGGGTTTTCGGATGCGCTGATAAGCAAGCGACGAGCGAATGGCAGATGGAGCTCAGCGCGGCTCAATCCCGATTGGTCGCCAAGAGGCGGGATTCCAAAAAAGCAGACAGCCGTCTCAGTCGCATTCTTGATGTTCCTCTAGCCGAGCTCGAGGCCGTCGAAATCGTCTATGCGGCGCAAGGCGATGCGCAGACCAAAAAGCCACGCTTCAGTCTCGGCCGA
This window contains:
- a CDS encoding type II toxin-antitoxin system VapC family toxin, producing the protein MLFVDASVAVAILAGEDDASELMQRLEQHDGPFYVSAVVRMEASLSLTRRMAEATGRDRPATPEMLATARRMVDQFFADLEAKEAMISGDVGTKALDAAQQFGKIVNHPAKLNMGDCFTYACARAYRTKIAYKGNDFAETDLGW
- a CDS encoding type II toxin-antitoxin system VapB family antitoxin — protein: MPLYIKDPEVDTLTEELIRLTKTSKVDAVKTALRREIASRKGSLPMRERLAKSLAMARDAGPFAPGDHKRETDEMWGED